GTCCCTCCAGTACTCACTCTGGAGCAGATTCTTCAGGGTGGGCATCCGGGCCCCACCGAAACTCCTGGAACTGGCCGTCCAGAGCCTGCTGAGGGATGAGGCCTTGGCCATCGCCGCTCTGGAGGAGCTGCCCGCTGAGCTCTTCCCACCCCTGTTCTCCGCGGCCTTTGCCGGGATGCGCAGCCAGGCCGTGAAGGCGATGGTGCAGGCCTggcccttcccctgcctcccGCTGGGGGCCCTGATGAAGAAGCACAAGCCTCACCTGGAGACCTTCCAAGCTGCAGTCGACAGCCTGGACGTCCTGCTTGCCCAGGAGGTCCGCCCCAGGTGAGGGCGACCCAGCAGGCTGGTGGGGCCTGGGGGTCTGAGCAAGATGCAGCTAGCATCGGAGAGGGGGGTGCGGGGCCACGGGGAGGCCTTGGGGCCGTGGCTTCCACTCTGGGAATAGGCTTTCGGGCATGTAGGGCTACTTAAGGTGCAGAGGTGACAGAAGGCACGTGGGCTCACCCCCTTCTCGTGGTGCTTAAAGTGGGGACCAGGAGGGGCCCCGGAAGCTCGAGGAGCAGCTGCTATCTGGGGTGTAGCACCCTTGCCTGGGATCTGAGCTGTGCGGTCCTGGTCCCCGTGGGTCTCCGCACAGCTCAGTGTGTCTCCCGTCGTCCCGCAGGCGGTGGAAGCTGCAGGTGCTGGATTTGCGCCAGAACGCCCACCAGGACTTCTGGACCGTGTGGTCCGGCACCAGGGCTGGTGTGTGCTCACTGCTGGAGCCTGAGGTGGCCGGGCCCGTGAGGAAGAGGCGCCGGGTGGAAGGTGCAAGGGCGTGGCTGAAGCAGACCTCGGCCCCCGTGGAGGTGCTCATGGACCTGTGCCTCAAGGAGGGCACCCCCGATGCGTCCCTAAGCTACCTCCTGAAGAAGGTCAAGCGGAGGAGGGGCGCACTCCGCCTGTGCTGTCAGAAGCTGAGGGTCTTCTCCATGCCGATGCACGACGTCAGGAGGATCCTGACGCTGGTGCAGCTCGACTCTGTCCAGGACCTGGAGGTGAACTGCACCTGGAAGCTGGCCACCCTGGGCAGGTTCGCGCCGCACCTGGGCCAGATGGTCAACCTGCGCCGGCTGCTCCTCTCGCACATCCACATGACACCGCACGCCGCCCCCGGCGTGGAGGAGCGCTGCGTCAGCCAGCTCACCTCCCAGTTTCCCAGCCTGCAGCACCTGCAGGAGCTCTACCTGGATTCCATCTCCTTCCTTGAGGGCCGCCTGGACCAGGTGCTCAGGTGAGGCGTGGCGCGGTCTCTCTGCAGACCAGGGCAGGCCTCTCTCGTTTCGTTATCCGTGGGGTGTCTGTCTACTGTCTGCCTGCCATGGATGGTGCCAGGGTGCACGGGCCACTCAGAGGTCCACACGATGCCGCCAGTCCGTCCCCCGGCATCTTGTCACATAGCCTCCCGGGTTAGGGTCAGAGGTGTGGCTTCAGTTAGCTGCCTGTCAAAGGGGGCTCTTTGCCGGGAACCTGCATCGTGGGGGCTTTGGGCCAGGTGAGGGTGGCTTGGGGAATTCTCCTGAGAGAGTGATGTCTAAGCTGAGATGATGGAAAATAACTAAGCAGGAGGACATTCACCAGGGGAAAGCCCATCCAACGTGAGCCTGTCCCTCCCACCTATCCCACTTCCCTGTCTGTCCCGGGGTGCTTTAGGCTCCAGGTGAGGTGTGATGTGGGAAATGGGTGATTGTGGAAATGACGGGGAGGGAGCAGGAGTGAAGAATTGTGGCGCCCATCAGGACATTAAGCAGTTATTGCTCCTCAAGTGTCcagagaagagaagcagaaagTCAGATGAGTGTCACAATTGAAGTGGCTCCAATCTCGAGGCCAAATTACAACTATTATTTCCTTCTAAGGCTTCTGATTATATAGGAATTCTTCAGTAACATTATTCCTTCTagaaatttgttcttctttcttaaagtaGAATCATAGCTTTACCTGGAACACAATGATGAAAGATGAGAGAATGCAGCCTGATTTATTGTGTGAAAGAGTTGGATTGATTTCCTTTCTGGCAACTGCAAACTCAAAGCATTAAGAATAAACGTGTTCATGACACaaggacaacaacaacaaaaaaagagttgTGGAAAGTGAGGGATGGTTTGTGGCTGATACAGCGACCAGAGTTAGCCCCTGCCGGCTGGACCCCTGTGGACGTTGCCAGACCTTGCCTGGTTTAGCCCTTTAAGCACAGATCCCAGTACTCTCACTGGGAACAGAGAAACAGGTGATGGGGTCCAGGAGGCGGCAGGAAGGAAGCCCGAGTTAAAAGCAGTTTAGGTCATGTCTGCCAATACTGTAGTTTGCTGCTCCCCTCTCTCACTTGGGACATGGGGTCAGGCTCCCCGGTGGGCACCTGCCATTGTTACCTTACCTGTGCTCACAACACCTGGCAGGGGTATGTCGTCCCCCACTTGAAGGGTGAGCACAGGGAGCACTCGAGGATTCCTTCCCTTGACCCCATCACACGGCAGATAAAGGATGGGGAAGGACCCCGCTCAACCTTGGGCTGGCCTGGCACCTCTCCCTTGACCATGCAGCATCCTCTGGAAGACTGGGATCTGGTGAAACGGGCCTCTCTTCCCTTGAGGCCTGGGCCACCCCACATCCCTCCGCCCACCACCTCCATCCTCCCGGGACTGActgctctgtctctctccaggTGTCTGAAGAGCCCCCTGGAGACCTTGTCGATTACCAACTGTCTGATGTCAGAGGCAGACCTGATGCATCTGTCGCAGTGCCCGAGCGTCAGCCAGCTGAAGGATCTGAGCCTCAGCGGGGTCAACCTGACCAGCATAAGCTCCAAGCCCCTCTGGGTCCTGATCGAGAAGGCCTCGGCCACCCTCCAGGACCTGGACCTGGACGAGTGTGGCATCATGGACTCCCAGTTCAGCGCCCTCCTGCCCGCCCTGAGCCACTGCTCCCAGCTCACCACCTTCAGCTTCTGTGGCAACCCCATCTCGATGGCTGTGCTGGAGAGCCTGCTGCGCCACACCGTGGGGCTGAGCAAGCTGAGCCACGTGCTGTACCCCGCGCCCTTGGAGAGCTACGAGGACGTGCACGGCACCGTCCACCTGGGCCGCCTGGCGCACCTGCACGCCCGGCTCAAGCAGGTGCTGCAGGAGTTGGGGCTTCCCAGTATGGTCTGGTTCAGCGGCGACCCCTGTCCGCACTGTGGCGACAGGACCTTCTACAACCCAGAGCCCATCCTGTGCCCCTGTTACATGGCCGCCTAGCCCAGCGAACGAGCCGCAGGCTTTGTCGCGGGCACGCGCACACTGCCGCTCAGACGTCAGCGCATCTCGAAGAAACACAAGCTATAGTTTCAGACAGTTGTTCATTGTTAGCGGGAAAAGGAAAGGTGATTCAGAGCTGGGCGGGGGGGATGATGACTTGGGGGCTTGATGGGATCTTCGGGGAGATGCATCTTGTAGAGTTAGAAATGTGAATCTAAATTTCTAGAGGGGGATTCAGGCTTGAGAAGTAGATGGGGGCGTTATCCCTACGTGGATAGTTATAAAGAAATGGTCAGAAATAAAGGGAACCTCAGTGTCATTCACCTGGTGTTCGCTGTGATCTGTGACCGTGATTCTCCCGTTTAAACCTCAGTAATCTCCTGTTAGTGATTAAATAAGAAGCCAGCATGTGTGAGGCCCAGGCACCCTAGGCTGGACGAGGTTCAGCCCCAAGAGTTAACAGCaccatttcttcctccctttggTCTTGTTTCTGGATCATCTGTTAGCTCCTCACTTACTTCTGTGGCCGTTCAGTCTATCCTTGCACACAAGGTGCGTCCTCAGGGCCTGGAATGTACTAAGTGTCCAATAGTGAGCACCACTGGAGGGAACATTCTTCCAAGGGATCCTCGCTGCCAGCTCCACCCAGGCACCGGACTCTAGCACCCTCCCCAGGGGATCCAGCAGATACAGAGCCTCCATCCCTGGCCCTGGGTGGTGCCAGGATAGGGCTTCAATGTGCAAAGTCAGGCCCCGAGTCCTGGGGGCAAAATCCACCCACA
This genomic interval from Phocoena phocoena chromosome 13, mPhoPho1.1, whole genome shotgun sequence contains the following:
- the LOC136132611 gene encoding melanoma antigen preferentially expressed in tumors-like; the encoded protein is MGGEYGRDELRQLDNYNECESLQMQVDLQILSPFSREAERTRGIVWRGAAARKRKTSSHDLGLERRPHAVGGRLGPTRATCSGRSRKESTQRAQRLIQLQPKEAREADLELEDGEGPQERGRSSALGVLGSIWVLMIPAHRAYSLWSRFFRVGIRAPPKLLELAVQSLLRDEALAIAALEELPAELFPPLFSAAFAGMRSQAVKAMVQAWPFPCLPLGALMKKHKPHLETFQAAVDSLDVLLAQEVRPRRWKLQVLDLRQNAHQDFWTVWSGTRAGVCSLLEPEVAGPVRKRRRVEGARAWLKQTSAPVEVLMDLCLKEGTPDASLSYLLKKVKRRRGALRLCCQKLRVFSMPMHDVRRILTLVQLDSVQDLEVNCTWKLATLGRFAPHLGQMVNLRRLLLSHIHMTPHAAPGVEERCVSQLTSQFPSLQHLQELYLDSISFLEGRLDQVLRCLKSPLETLSITNCLMSEADLMHLSQCPSVSQLKDLSLSGVNLTSISSKPLWVLIEKASATLQDLDLDECGIMDSQFSALLPALSHCSQLTTFSFCGNPISMAVLESLLRHTVGLSKLSHVLYPAPLESYEDVHGTVHLGRLAHLHARLKQVLQELGLPSMVWFSGDPCPHCGDRTFYNPEPILCPCYMAA